The following coding sequences are from one Manis pentadactyla isolate mManPen7 chromosome 13, mManPen7.hap1, whole genome shotgun sequence window:
- the LOC118919987 gene encoding olfactory receptor 14C36-like: MTNSTMVTEFLLMGFVDKGEIRFLQPMLFLLMYLATLLGNLLIVSATTLDQNLHTPMYFFLRNMSILDMCFISVTVPNACVNSLTGNRAISLAGCATQLFLLIYCACVELLFLTIMARDRYVAICQPLLYRVIMNQRFCVWATLFSLLSGFIYAAVHTGNTFHLSFCRSNVIYQFFCDIPPLLSISCSDTFNNILLLIVSDIVFCGGCFFFITMSYFHIFSTVRKFPTRERGKAFSTCVPHILVVSVFLITITYVYLKPSVASETIQDMILSSFYTIVPPFLNPIIYSLRNKQVKDAVRKVLTNFVSGKQ, translated from the coding sequence ATGACCAATTCCACCATGGTGACTGAGTTTCTCCTCATGGGATTTGTTGATAAGGGAGAAATAAGGTTCCTACAACCCATGTTGTTCCTTCTGATGTACTTGGCCACCCTGCTAGGGAATCTCCTCATCGTCTCTGCCACCACACTAGACCAAaaccttcacacacccatgtactttttcctcaggAACATGTCCATCTTAGACATGTGCTTTATTTCTGTCACTGTCCCCAATGCCTGTGTCAACTCCCTCACTGGAAACAGGGCCATTTCACTGGCTGGATGTGCAACTCAGCTCTTCCTGCTCATTTATTGTGCATGTGTGGAGCTTCTGTTCCTCACCATCATGGCccgtgaccgctatgtggccatctgccagcccCTCCTCTACCGAGTCATCATGAACCAAAGATTCTGTGTCTGGGCAACACTCTTCTCCCTGCTCAGTGGCTTCATCTATGCAGCTGTGCACACAGGTAACACATTCCACCTGTCCTTCTGTCGGTCCAACGTGATTTATCAGTTCTTCTGTGACATTCCTCCTCTGCTGAGTATCTCCTGTTCTGACACCTTCAACAATATCCTCTTACTTATTGTCTCTGACATTGTGTTTTGTGGtggctgctttttttttatcaCCATGTCATACTTTCACATATTTTCCACTGTGCGGAAGTTTCCAACCAGAGAGCGAGGCAAGGCCTTTTCCACGTGTGTCCCTCACATCCTGGTGGTGTCTGTCTTCCTCATCACCATCACCTATGTGTACCTGAAGCCTTCCGTAGCATCTGAAACCATCCAGGACATGATTCTGTCTTCATTTTACACCATAGTCCCTCCATTCTtgaatcccatcatttacagTCTTAGAAACAAACAGGTCAAGGATGCTGTAAGAAAAGTACTAACAAATTTTGTTTCTGGAAAACAATAA
- the LOC118919988 gene encoding olfactory receptor 14C36-like gives MTNYTMVTEFLLMGFVKRGEIRFLQPMFFLLMYLATLLGNLLIVTATTFDQNLHTPMYFFLRNLSILDVCYISVTVPNACINSLTDNRAISVAGCAAQIFLVIYCAYVEFLFLTVMARDRYVAICQPLRYPVIMNHQFCVWTTLVSLLSGLIYAGLHTGNTFRLSFCQSNVVHQFFCDIPSLLMLSCSDTFNNFLLLFISAVVVCGGCFFLIIMSYIHIFSTVRKFPTRERGKAFSTCVPHILVVSVFLLTIAYVYLKPSVASETTQDMILSVFYTIVPPFLNPILYSLRNKQVKEAVRKVLINFFSQK, from the coding sequence ATGACCAATTACACCATGGTGACTGAGTTTCTCCTCATGGGATTCGTTAAAAGGGGAGAAATAAGGTTTCTACAACCCATGTTCTTTCTTCTGATGTACTTGGCCACCTTGTTAGGGAATCTTCTCATCGTCACCGCTACTACGTTTGACCAGAACCTTCACacgcccatgtacttcttcctcaggaacCTGTCCATCTTAGATGTGTGCTACATTTCTGTGACTGTCCCCAATGCCTGTATCAACTCCCTCACTGACAACAGGGCCATTTCAGTGGCTGGCTGTGCAGCTCAGATCTTCCTGGTCATTTATTGTGCATATGTAGAGTTTCTCTTCCTCACTGTCATGGCccgtgaccgctatgtggccatctgccagcccCTCCGCTACCCCGTCATCATGAACCACCAGTTCTGTGTCTGGACAACACTGGTCTCCCTGCTCAGTGGCCTCATCTATGCAGGTTTGCACACAGGGAACACATTCCGGCTGTCCTTCTGTCAGTCCAACGTGGTCCATCAGTTCTTCTGTGACATCCCCTCTCTGCTAATGCTCTCCTGCTCTGACACCTTTAACAATTTCCTCTTACtttttatctccgctgttgtgGTTTGTGGTGGctgcttttttttaatcatcatGTCCTACATTCACATATTTTCCACTGTGCGGAAGTTTCCAACCAGAGAGCGAGGCAAGGCTTTTTCCACGTGTGTCCCTCACATACTGGTGGTGTCTGTCTTCCTCCTCACTATTGCCTATGTGTACCTGAAGCCTTCCGTAGCATCTGAAACTACCCAGGACAtgattctttctgtattttacacCATAGTCCCTCCATTCTTGAATCCCATCCTTTACAGTCTTAGAAACAAACAGGTCAAGGAAGCTGTAAGAAAAGTACTAATAAACTTTTTTTCTCAAAAGTAA